The following are encoded in a window of Pseudalgibacter alginicilyticus genomic DNA:
- a CDS encoding GH116 family glycosyl-hydrolase: MANKNNEISCCAASGCCETNQNIDNSRRSFIKTVSLSAAMLAINPIRLMAGPFSERDFDHVIPADKKLTKAWIESLYARGEAMHATGQDLKYIGMPINGIGTGQIYLGGDGRLWRWNLDGEPDDVWREMGAGHKYMKPDTPYSPIDQGFALQVGSGKTKRVFRLDANDFQDIKFTNKYPMGDVQYADTSCPVKVHLEAYTPFIPLNRDNSSYPVIVMRYTIENTSEEEQDIAIGGWIENFSNYRTGKENSNGVRLSQYQELEGLSVVECWTESLDDDGEDHKIPFHHANDFGAVALGILGEEKADFVDTMRSQAGEVNLFSANKPNNKAKHIQKRPFNDKAYASLGREFTLKAGARKTIAFTLSWRFPNARYVEGYGKTVWSRDINYYATQWPNASTSAKVVALKEDELRSETQKWVETWYDSTLPYWFLERTFIPIDCMQTQLTKRLAMQNNRYGLDEGVSCCEGNCTHVWHYAQGVSRLFPVIERECREQVDLDLSLKGDTGAMNFRCSTKAFKEAPDGQCGTILRVLRESQMTTDYTFLKSVWERTKLTMDYVIKTWDEDEDGVMTGAQHNTLDGNWFGKVHWLTNMYIAALRASAVMAKQMNETAVAQRYEMLATKGAAAMVDLMWKDEFNYFIHIPELEPEKTRGSTTGCHIDQVLGEFWLYNVGLEPLLPRDKVRKALESLWIYNFAPNVGDFRKEHPKGRWYAAEGDAGLVMCTWPFGKENAQKTNFHKYYNECMSGFEWQVSAHMIWEGMLEKGLAIGKAISDRYQPNLRNPYNEVECGDHYARALASYSAFMAMCGYKYDGPEGKLAFGPRMQQDHFKAAFTTAEGWGQFIQKIENETLIAELNLRYGNLKLNEFTLNKVKGIQVNHVNVTLNGKQIDADFKETSENYRIEMNPGFSFSQGSKLRFAFS; this comes from the coding sequence ATGGCTAATAAGAATAATGAAATTAGTTGTTGCGCAGCTTCAGGGTGTTGTGAAACTAACCAGAATATAGATAACAGTCGTAGAAGTTTTATAAAAACGGTTAGTTTATCGGCTGCTATGTTAGCAATTAATCCTATTAGACTTATGGCAGGCCCTTTTAGTGAAAGGGATTTCGACCATGTGATTCCTGCCGATAAAAAACTCACCAAAGCATGGATTGAAAGTTTGTATGCGAGAGGTGAAGCCATGCATGCCACGGGTCAAGATTTAAAATATATTGGTATGCCAATAAATGGTATTGGTACAGGTCAAATCTATTTAGGAGGCGATGGCCGCCTATGGCGTTGGAATTTGGATGGGGAGCCGGATGACGTTTGGAGAGAAATGGGGGCTGGACATAAATATATGAAACCTGATACACCTTACAGTCCAATAGACCAAGGGTTTGCCTTGCAAGTAGGGTCTGGTAAAACGAAACGTGTGTTTAGGTTAGATGCGAACGATTTTCAAGATATAAAGTTTACCAATAAGTATCCTATGGGAGATGTGCAGTATGCTGATACCAGTTGCCCTGTAAAAGTTCACTTAGAAGCTTATACCCCTTTTATTCCATTAAATCGAGACAATTCAAGTTATCCGGTAATCGTTATGCGATACACCATCGAAAATACGTCTGAAGAAGAACAGGATATCGCTATTGGCGGATGGATAGAGAATTTCTCTAATTATAGAACAGGAAAAGAAAATAGTAACGGCGTCCGTTTAAGTCAATATCAAGAATTAGAAGGACTATCGGTTGTAGAATGTTGGACCGAATCTTTAGATGATGACGGTGAAGACCACAAAATCCCGTTTCATCACGCCAACGATTTTGGCGCTGTAGCACTCGGGATATTAGGCGAGGAGAAAGCAGATTTTGTAGATACCATGCGCTCTCAAGCTGGAGAAGTTAATCTATTTTCAGCCAATAAACCGAACAATAAAGCTAAACACATACAAAAGCGCCCGTTCAACGATAAGGCTTATGCATCATTAGGTCGTGAGTTTACATTAAAAGCCGGAGCACGTAAAACCATTGCCTTTACGCTATCATGGCGTTTTCCTAATGCCAGATATGTAGAAGGTTATGGGAAAACAGTATGGTCTAGAGACATCAATTATTATGCGACGCAATGGCCTAATGCCAGTACCTCTGCAAAGGTTGTCGCCTTAAAAGAAGACGAGCTTAGAAGTGAAACTCAAAAATGGGTAGAGACCTGGTACGATTCAACTTTGCCTTATTGGTTTTTAGAACGCACTTTTATTCCGATAGATTGTATGCAAACCCAATTAACCAAACGCTTGGCGATGCAAAATAATAGATATGGCTTGGATGAAGGTGTGAGCTGTTGTGAAGGGAATTGTACACATGTTTGGCATTATGCCCAAGGGGTATCGCGCTTATTTCCTGTAATAGAACGCGAATGTCGCGAACAGGTAGATTTAGATTTAAGTTTAAAGGGAGATACAGGCGCAATGAATTTTCGCTGTTCTACCAAAGCATTTAAGGAGGCGCCAGATGGGCAATGTGGAACCATTTTAAGAGTGCTTCGCGAAAGCCAAATGACTACAGATTATACCTTCTTAAAAAGTGTTTGGGAACGTACCAAATTAACCATGGATTATGTGATAAAAACATGGGATGAAGATGAAGATGGAGTCATGACAGGAGCACAACATAATACACTAGATGGCAACTGGTTCGGTAAAGTACATTGGTTAACAAATATGTATATCGCAGCACTTAGGGCATCGGCGGTTATGGCCAAACAAATGAATGAAACCGCAGTTGCGCAACGTTACGAAATGCTTGCAACTAAAGGAGCTGCCGCCATGGTAGATTTAATGTGGAAAGATGAATTTAATTACTTTATTCATATTCCAGAATTAGAACCAGAAAAAACACGAGGCTCTACAACCGGGTGCCATATCGATCAAGTTCTTGGGGAGTTTTGGCTGTATAACGTCGGACTAGAGCCGCTGTTACCGAGAGACAAGGTTCGGAAAGCTTTAGAGTCTTTATGGATCTATAATTTCGCTCCTAATGTTGGGGATTTCAGAAAAGAGCATCCTAAAGGACGTTGGTATGCTGCTGAAGGCGATGCGGGATTGGTAATGTGTACTTGGCCTTTTGGAAAAGAAAATGCACAAAAAACAAATTTCCATAAATATTATAATGAGTGCATGTCTGGATTTGAATGGCAGGTATCCGCACACATGATTTGGGAAGGTATGCTAGAAAAAGGATTGGCTATTGGTAAAGCCATTAGCGATCGTTATCAACCCAATCTTCGTAACCCTTATAATGAAGTAGAATGTGGTGACCATTACGCTAGAGCTTTAGCGAGTTATAGTGCTTTTATGGCGATGTGTGGTTATAAATATGACGGACCAGAAGGGAAACTTGCTTTTGGACCACGTATGCAACAAGATCATTTTAAAGCAGCATTTACAACTGCAGAAGGCTGGGGACAGTTTATTCAAAAAATTGAAAATGAAACGCTGATAGCAGAATTAAACCTGCGTTATGGAAACTTAAAATTAAATGAATTTACCCTAAATAAAGTAAAAGGCATACAGGTAAACCACGTGAATGTAACATTAAACGGTAAACAGATAGATGCAGATTTTAAAGAAACCTCTGAAAATTATCGTATTGAAATGAATCCCGGTTTTAGTTTCAGTCAAGGATCTAAGTTAAGGTTTGCTTTTAGTTAG
- a CDS encoding right-handed parallel beta-helix repeat-containing protein, with product MIKQFVTLVLLLSVTFSAHTQTNTGEKQVIEVHTLKDFKTYVSQDNVHVKLSPGNYQIDDAEKIRFIEITSNNSYYDLSGARFMVDTKLFSRPDLVKSDDGNSMYCAIEISGNHVTLEGLYIETYGNTPGRQSKNKMFNIVGEHVTLKDVEVRTSGSNPWGYGYLYGLGGGDVRKMNGIRVGYPAKNVKLLGCQVHMRAMGHAIFLQGAENTLIENCQVDGLLRTTDAMLAETSGYGFDKKFYAAKGNYIEGTIVAQDGKILPGEIISLSEDGIRMYPEYKGHKTKNTTIKNCTVTQMRRGICTGLSSSGDTIIDCVVRDCVATGYNIGNGDTVINSSADAKYGEAFCIPYTNAKNAKVEMTILDSRNGLANTLLAKINGTGHDVVIKTADPKFILETMAIKLSVWEGYGNFNENAKMHATNIKLDNQTETEVITFKGTENAKIKSVGKVRKATDEENKINEGNRTKR from the coding sequence ATGATAAAACAATTTGTAACCTTAGTGCTTCTTTTAAGTGTCACTTTTAGTGCGCACACACAAACTAATACAGGAGAGAAGCAGGTCATAGAAGTACACACACTTAAGGATTTTAAAACTTATGTCAGTCAGGATAATGTTCACGTAAAACTCAGTCCGGGAAATTATCAAATTGATGACGCTGAAAAGATAAGATTCATTGAAATCACCAGTAACAATTCTTATTACGATTTAAGTGGTGCTCGGTTTATGGTAGACACCAAGTTATTCAGTCGTCCCGATTTAGTTAAAAGCGATGATGGCAATAGTATGTATTGCGCCATTGAAATTTCGGGAAATCACGTGACGCTAGAAGGCTTGTATATCGAGACTTATGGAAACACACCAGGAAGACAAAGTAAAAACAAGATGTTTAACATCGTTGGTGAACATGTAACTTTAAAGGATGTAGAAGTCCGAACCTCAGGGTCTAATCCTTGGGGCTACGGCTATTTGTATGGTTTAGGTGGTGGCGATGTTCGTAAAATGAACGGTATTCGCGTAGGGTATCCTGCTAAAAACGTAAAATTATTGGGTTGCCAAGTGCATATGCGCGCCATGGGGCACGCTATCTTTTTACAAGGTGCAGAAAACACCTTGATTGAAAACTGCCAAGTCGATGGATTGTTAAGAACAACAGATGCTATGTTGGCTGAAACTTCGGGTTATGGTTTCGATAAGAAATTCTACGCGGCTAAAGGCAATTATATTGAAGGAACCATCGTTGCCCAAGATGGTAAAATTCTTCCAGGAGAAATCATTTCGCTTAGTGAAGATGGCATCCGTATGTATCCAGAATACAAAGGCCATAAAACCAAAAATACTACCATTAAAAATTGTACCGTAACCCAAATGCGAAGAGGGATTTGTACCGGTTTAAGTTCATCGGGAGATACCATCATCGATTGTGTGGTACGCGATTGTGTGGCTACGGGATATAATATTGGGAATGGCGATACGGTAATAAATAGTAGTGCCGATGCTAAATATGGCGAGGCCTTTTGTATTCCGTATACCAATGCCAAAAATGCGAAAGTAGAGATGACGATTTTAGATAGCCGAAATGGCTTAGCGAATACCTTATTGGCAAAAATAAATGGTACAGGTCACGATGTTGTTATTAAAACGGCAGACCCAAAATTTATCCTTGAAACTATGGCTATTAAATTATCGGTTTGGGAGGGCTATGGTAATTTTAATGAAAACGCGAAGATGCATGCTACTAATATTAAATTAGACAACCAAACCGAAACTGAGGTCATCACATTTAAAGGTACCGAAAATGCAAAAATAAAAAGTGTGGGCAAAGTACGTAAGGCAACCGATGAAGAAAACAAAATCAATGAAGGTAATCGTACTAAACGCTAA
- a CDS encoding glycoside hydrolase family 31 protein, which produces MRNLRNVSFFCILVLSLIIVGCQPNFKCKIKKLDHGVIIYQDSINVNITVIDESIIHINKIINGSTPSTIPDYVTVLNPQEVSWDLDSTEDLLTISTDKLKVLVHSDGTIEYQTKDDKKLLAETKENTFVKQDTTETHTVSQAFHAGDEALYGLGQYQSGIMNWKHVPIRLQQYNQEIAIPFVVSTKGYGIYWHNYSLTDFNLPQHEIKFENTKSNATPTEQTVITADGEKEDVAAHIKTSEAAEKNIRETTFTPKKTGEYTFLALSDHGGRMRGEINVSIDGDPVINYSTIWMPRRYSGKKLLEAGKTYNVVFQNTGAKILGNLYYTEPDYNKTVFSSTHGNAIDYYLVKGETPEAVISQYQKLTGKAPLFAKSAYGFWQCRERYHNQEELLVNAREMRERQIPFDNIVQDWFYWPKGTKGPEWDPAKYPDPDAMVSDLKSLDLKLMVSVWPEVKNEALEEKYNLKKIKSSNYIDIYDNGVSERFYRMLSDSMFHKGVSSIWLDGTEPEGVNDATQLTAVGRFEEVQNPYSLLVTKAMYDGRRKEFPKERVFNLTRSAYAGQQRYGATSWSGDVEASWEQLEEQIAAGLNFTMAGIPYWTHDIGGFFRDSKSINPEFDNQYTNPEFIELLTRWFQFGTFSPIFRIHGYVSETEIWRYNEAFESTARKFIDLRYQLMPYIYSQAWQITTNSKQLMSPLAYQYPNDKKVWGISDQFLFGKSFMVGIVTQYEQREKTMYFPKGTWYNYWTNEKLEGGQEITVKAELDETPLFVKAGSIIPFGPKVQYATQKTNEPIILKVYPGADAEFTLYFDDSETYDYENGAYSEVNLNYSEADKTLLITKGKGSFIDFSANPMAFKVEMIGGQIQTISFNGDETQVKL; this is translated from the coding sequence ATGCGAAATTTAAGAAACGTATCATTTTTCTGTATCTTGGTTCTGTCCTTGATTATAGTTGGATGTCAACCCAATTTTAAGTGCAAGATTAAAAAATTAGATCACGGTGTAATCATTTATCAAGACAGTATCAATGTTAATATTACAGTGATTGATGAGTCTATTATTCATATAAATAAAATAATAAATGGCAGCACCCCTTCAACCATTCCAGATTATGTAACGGTTTTAAATCCTCAGGAGGTGTCGTGGGATTTAGATTCAACTGAAGACTTGCTAACCATTAGCACAGATAAATTAAAAGTATTAGTGCATAGCGATGGAACTATAGAATATCAAACTAAAGACGATAAAAAATTACTGGCTGAAACCAAAGAAAACACTTTTGTTAAGCAGGATACTACTGAAACACACACGGTTTCGCAAGCGTTTCATGCGGGCGATGAAGCGCTGTATGGTTTAGGGCAATACCAAAGTGGTATTATGAATTGGAAACATGTACCCATCCGACTTCAGCAATATAATCAAGAAATAGCTATTCCGTTTGTGGTATCTACCAAAGGTTACGGCATTTATTGGCATAATTATAGTCTGACAGATTTTAACTTGCCTCAGCATGAAATTAAATTTGAAAACACTAAGTCTAATGCAACGCCAACAGAGCAGACTGTTATTACTGCAGATGGTGAAAAAGAAGATGTTGCTGCACATATCAAGACATCTGAAGCAGCAGAAAAAAATATCCGTGAAACCACATTTACGCCTAAAAAAACAGGAGAATACACATTTTTAGCCTTAAGTGATCATGGCGGACGCATGCGTGGCGAAATTAATGTGAGTATAGATGGCGATCCTGTAATTAACTATTCAACCATTTGGATGCCTCGCAGATATTCTGGTAAAAAGCTTTTAGAGGCTGGTAAAACTTATAACGTAGTATTTCAAAATACAGGTGCTAAAATTCTAGGTAATTTGTATTACACTGAGCCAGATTATAACAAAACAGTGTTTAGTAGTACACATGGGAATGCGATAGATTATTATCTGGTAAAGGGTGAAACTCCTGAGGCTGTAATTTCTCAGTATCAGAAATTAACAGGAAAAGCTCCTTTATTTGCTAAAAGCGCTTATGGATTTTGGCAATGTCGCGAGCGGTATCACAATCAGGAAGAATTATTAGTTAATGCACGGGAAATGCGTGAACGCCAAATTCCGTTTGATAATATTGTACAAGACTGGTTTTATTGGCCAAAAGGCACAAAAGGTCCGGAATGGGATCCTGCAAAATATCCAGATCCAGACGCCATGGTGTCAGACCTAAAATCATTAGATTTAAAACTAATGGTATCTGTTTGGCCAGAGGTTAAAAATGAAGCGTTAGAGGAAAAATACAACCTTAAAAAAATAAAGAGTAGTAACTACATTGATATTTACGATAATGGGGTAAGCGAACGGTTTTATCGTATGTTAAGTGACTCTATGTTTCACAAAGGAGTCAGTTCTATTTGGTTAGATGGTACAGAGCCAGAAGGTGTAAATGATGCTACTCAGTTAACTGCTGTTGGTCGTTTTGAAGAAGTTCAAAACCCGTATTCACTTCTTGTAACTAAAGCCATGTACGATGGCCGTCGTAAGGAATTCCCAAAAGAGCGTGTGTTTAATTTAACGCGTTCAGCTTATGCCGGACAACAACGTTATGGTGCAACCTCGTGGTCTGGCGATGTAGAAGCATCTTGGGAACAATTGGAAGAGCAAATTGCTGCTGGTCTTAATTTTACCATGGCAGGAATTCCATATTGGACACATGATATTGGCGGATTTTTTAGAGATTCAAAATCCATTAATCCAGAATTCGATAATCAATATACCAATCCGGAATTTATTGAATTATTAACCCGTTGGTTTCAGTTTGGAACCTTCAGTCCAATATTTAGAATTCACGGTTATGTTTCGGAAACCGAGATTTGGCGTTATAATGAAGCATTTGAAAGTACTGCGCGCAAATTTATTGATTTACGCTACCAACTTATGCCATATATTTATTCACAAGCCTGGCAAATTACAACCAACAGTAAACAGCTTATGAGTCCGTTAGCATATCAATATCCAAATGATAAAAAAGTCTGGGGAATTAGTGATCAGTTTTTATTTGGTAAATCTTTTATGGTTGGTATTGTTACCCAATACGAGCAACGCGAAAAAACTATGTATTTTCCAAAAGGAACATGGTACAATTACTGGACAAATGAAAAACTTGAAGGCGGACAGGAGATTACTGTAAAAGCAGAATTAGATGAAACCCCGCTTTTTGTTAAAGCAGGATCTATTATACCATTCGGACCAAAAGTACAGTATGCTACACAGAAAACGAATGAACCTATCATTCTTAAGGTGTACCCTGGAGCCGATGCGGAATTTACTTTATATTTTGATGATAGTGAAACTTATGATTATGAAAACGGCGCTTACTCTGAGGTTAACTTAAACTATTCAGAAGCCGATAAAACGCTTCTAATAACAAAAGGGAAAGGATCTTTTATAGATTTTTCTGCAAATCCTATGGCGTTTAAAGTAGAAATGATTGGTGGGCAAATTCAAACCATTAGCTTTAATGGAGATGAAACACAAGTGAAATTGTAA
- a CDS encoding sulfatase-like hydrolase/transferase produces the protein MKSTKVVFTICLLILALIGVSCKSKATHFTAISEGKTTKPNIIFLMTDDQRWDNMGCYGKPEFNTPNIDKLAEQGVIFDNAFYAVAICMPSRVTMMTGRYNSNHKVGFVAPDDYTLSQADFSKSYPAILKNTGYRTGFIGKVGFTVTEEAVRPSTPKEHYYKEQMGGVFDFFAGSETYDRKDFVIWPEDDETLQDIYKEGRQNSGRTKRTGEAMMRFLDTQPANQPFCLSVSFYAVKHDNNKDVYMPHFEQFKNHDFSVPRNWVEGDNPVLPDVVKENARGVYLHRQRSSTPELYQKLVRRFATQGYSVDEQVGFLVEKLKAKGLFENTIIIYTSDNGRFQGSHGLFDKCLLYDESVKAPLIIYDGRMPEAKRKRREKALVSSVDMAPTIVSMAGLQPPASMQGLNISGVLNQTQDMSGWRDTVFMEDLFLAAMFSKRYSEEVDEINQNLIDTNQSYRSRGVRTDRWKYIVYYEHTPKIEELYDTNKDPMEQHNLVDSPEHLDILQKLRKQAEDMYQMAIQ, from the coding sequence ATGAAAAGTACTAAAGTAGTTTTTACAATTTGTCTGTTGATTTTAGCTTTAATAGGGGTGAGTTGTAAATCAAAAGCAACCCATTTTACAGCAATATCTGAGGGTAAAACTACGAAACCCAATATCATCTTTTTAATGACCGACGACCAGCGTTGGGATAATATGGGTTGTTATGGAAAACCCGAATTCAACACACCCAACATTGATAAGTTAGCAGAACAAGGCGTCATATTCGATAATGCTTTTTATGCCGTCGCTATTTGCATGCCCAGTCGTGTAACCATGATGACGGGTAGGTACAATTCAAACCATAAAGTGGGGTTTGTAGCACCAGATGATTACACTTTATCGCAAGCAGATTTTTCCAAAAGTTACCCTGCCATCCTTAAAAACACAGGCTATCGCACAGGGTTTATAGGCAAAGTAGGGTTTACGGTTACCGAAGAAGCAGTGCGCCCAAGCACACCCAAGGAACATTATTATAAAGAACAAATGGGAGGGGTTTTCGATTTCTTTGCAGGAAGTGAAACCTACGATAGAAAAGATTTTGTAATCTGGCCAGAAGATGATGAAACTTTACAGGATATTTACAAAGAAGGACGCCAAAATTCTGGCAGAACCAAGAGGACAGGAGAAGCTATGATGCGTTTTTTGGATACGCAACCTGCAAATCAGCCATTTTGTTTATCAGTTAGTTTTTATGCGGTGAAACATGACAATAACAAGGATGTGTACATGCCACATTTTGAACAGTTTAAAAATCACGATTTTTCGGTTCCAAGAAATTGGGTAGAAGGCGATAATCCAGTACTTCCAGATGTGGTTAAAGAAAATGCCCGTGGTGTGTATCTGCATCGCCAAAGATCATCAACCCCCGAACTTTATCAAAAATTGGTACGTCGTTTCGCTACGCAAGGTTATAGCGTCGATGAACAAGTTGGTTTTTTAGTAGAGAAATTAAAAGCCAAAGGATTGTTTGAAAATACCATCATTATCTATACGAGTGATAACGGACGTTTTCAAGGGTCGCATGGCTTATTCGATAAATGTTTGTTATACGATGAATCTGTGAAAGCACCACTTATTATTTATGACGGACGTATGCCAGAAGCTAAACGCAAACGTCGCGAAAAGGCACTTGTTTCTTCAGTTGATATGGCGCCTACCATCGTATCTATGGCAGGGTTACAACCCCCAGCAAGCATGCAAGGGCTTAATATCAGTGGCGTATTGAATCAAACACAAGATATGTCCGGATGGCGAGATACCGTTTTTATGGAAGATTTATTTTTGGCGGCCATGTTCAGCAAACGCTATAGTGAGGAGGTTGATGAAATCAATCAAAATTTAATAGATACCAATCAATCATACCGTAGCAGAGGCGTGCGTACAGACCGTTGGAAGTACATTGTTTATTACGAACATACTCCAAAAATTGAGGAGTTGTATGATACAAATAAAGATCCAATGGAGCAACACAATTTAGTGGATAGTCCAGAGCATCTCGATATCCTTCAAAAGTTAAGAAAGCAAGCAGAAGACATGTATCAAATGGCAATTCAGTAA
- a CDS encoding glycoside hydrolase family 172 protein has protein sequence MIIKKSILSFVCLVFTTNVFTQNVEKITVESLLNEMVDRDAVARFPKINFRLKQESSYNRASKTPADTVGWFSNHDFNSKDTDHNFIRTEEKNGQKEWVLMDHVGPGAIVRTWMPFLSADKPNTDIQIKIYLDGNEEPVLEGNMLGLLDGTGEIPFPLAHQSLRSAVSFFPIPYAKSCKITTTERPFFYQFTYRAYDDYTPIKTFTKEDFNKAMPLTKKIGELLLEPKKTVEGTQVVFSAKLGSKKEKSIELPEGNAAIKELSLKLKDYKNIEVTRSIVLKIEFDGKQTVWTPIGDFFGSGIGLNPHQGWHIAVSEDGTMTCRWPMPYQKSGKISVVNLGKKTVQVDLKATVSDWKWDDDSMYFNAAWRGQYPVATRPFSDWNYVTLKGRGVYVGDALTIMNPVEKWWGEGDEKIWVDGEDFPSIFGTGTEDYYAYSWGGRSTEFYEHPFHAQPRAHVYNKLNPKTTNEKNTLGYSTETRTRSLDVMPFSSSLQLDMEIWSWTNCEMGYGVGMYWYGDKQTTSNRIPDEKEVLNVPPLPKEFPKK, from the coding sequence ATGATTATTAAAAAGTCTATTTTAAGTTTTGTTTGTTTAGTGTTTACAACTAATGTATTTACTCAAAATGTAGAAAAGATAACCGTGGAGTCGCTATTAAATGAAATGGTTGATAGAGATGCTGTAGCTCGTTTTCCCAAGATAAATTTTAGGTTAAAACAAGAGAGCAGCTATAATAGAGCTTCTAAAACACCTGCTGATACTGTGGGATGGTTTAGTAATCATGATTTTAATTCGAAAGATACTGACCATAATTTCATTAGAACTGAGGAAAAAAATGGACAAAAGGAATGGGTGTTAATGGATCATGTGGGACCGGGGGCTATTGTGCGTACATGGATGCCTTTTTTAAGTGCCGACAAACCGAATACCGATATTCAAATTAAAATATATTTAGACGGTAACGAGGAGCCAGTTTTGGAAGGTAATATGTTAGGATTGCTTGACGGCACTGGAGAAATTCCGTTTCCGTTAGCGCATCAATCGTTGCGTTCAGCGGTGTCGTTTTTCCCAATTCCGTATGCTAAAAGTTGTAAAATAACAACTACTGAAAGACCTTTCTTCTATCAATTCACTTATAGGGCTTATGATGATTACACGCCTATAAAAACCTTCACAAAAGAAGATTTTAACAAAGCAATGCCTTTAACCAAAAAAATAGGAGAATTATTGTTAGAACCAAAAAAGACTGTAGAAGGAACTCAAGTGGTGTTCTCAGCTAAATTAGGTTCTAAAAAAGAAAAATCCATTGAATTGCCAGAAGGAAATGCAGCCATTAAAGAGTTAAGCTTAAAGCTAAAAGATTATAAAAATATTGAGGTAACACGCTCCATTGTTTTGAAAATTGAATTTGATGGTAAGCAAACCGTTTGGACGCCTATTGGCGATTTTTTTGGTAGTGGTATTGGGTTAAACCCGCACCAAGGATGGCATATTGCCGTAAGTGAAGATGGCACCATGACTTGCAGATGGCCGATGCCTTATCAAAAATCAGGAAAAATTTCTGTAGTTAATTTAGGAAAAAAAACGGTGCAGGTAGATTTAAAGGCGACTGTAAGCGATTGGAAATGGGATGATGATAGTATGTACTTTAATGCCGCATGGCGAGGACAATATCCTGTTGCTACCAGGCCATTTTCCGATTGGAATTATGTAACCCTTAAAGGAAGAGGTGTTTATGTAGGCGATGCCTTAACTATTATGAATCCTGTTGAAAAATGGTGGGGTGAAGGTGATGAAAAAATTTGGGTAGATGGCGAAGATTTTCCATCTATTTTCGGAACAGGAACTGAAGATTACTACGCTTATTCTTGGGGAGGTAGAAGCACTGAATTTTATGAACATCCTTTTCATGCGCAACCTCGTGCTCATGTTTACAATAAGTTAAACCCTAAAACAACCAACGAGAAAAATACCTTGGGTTATAGTACAGAAACCAGAACTCGGTCGTTGGATGTTATGCCTTTTAGTAGCTCTCTGCAATTGGATATGGAAATATGGAGTTGGACCAATTGCGAAATGGGTTACGGTGTTGGTATGTATTGGTATGGTGATAAACAAACCACTTCAAACAGAATCCCAGATGAAAAAGAGGTTTTAAACGTACCACCTTTACCAAAAGAGTTTCCTAAAAAATAA